DNA from Halogeometricum sp. S1BR25-6:
GGCCATCTTCTCGACGAGGCTGTCGATGACCTCGCTGCGCATCCCCTTCACGAACTTGATAGAGCCGACGACCAGGTGGCCGCCGCCGGAGACGCCGCCGCCGACGACTTCCTCGTTGAGTTCGGCGACCATCTGCGGAATGTCGAGGCGGACGCCGTCGGAGCGGAGGACGGCGAAGTCAGGCCCGTAGCCGATGGTGATGACGGGTTCCTGCATCTCCTGGACCTTCCGGTCGTGAATCTTCCCGGTCGTCTTGCCCGGCGCGGGGTAGGTGAAGCGGTGCGCCCACTCGTCCAAGTCGATGGTGTAGAGGTGCGCGCCCGAACTGAGCGTCTCGTGGTCGACGTGCGACTCCGCGGCGTCGAGTTGGCGGTCCACGTCGCGTTCGGCGCGTTCGGCGAGGAACTCGATGAGTTCCTCGTGGCGCTCTTCGTCGTCGCAACCGACGTTGAGCACGTCGTTGACGATGGACTGCCCGTCGCTGTAGCGGAGCCAGTGCGCCGCGTAGTCGAGGGCCTCGCCGATGTCGAGCAGTTCCTCGCGGTCGTAGCCCTGCGCCCCGGCGAGTTCGACGAAGTCGTCCATCGCCTCGGCCTTCGAGCGGTCCGAGAGGCCGGCGACCGCGGGGACGTGCTTCAACTCGTCCGTGAGCGAGGGGTCGATCATCCGCGCGAGTTCGACGCACATCATACCCGTCGTGATGCGGTAGTCCTCGTCGTGCAGGTAGGGGTTGACGTGGGCGTCCAGCAGCGGTTCGACCGCCTCTGGGTCGGGGTGGTGGTGGTCGACGACGGCGATGGGGACGTCGTAGTGCGCGAGGTTCTCGTAGGCCGGCACGTCCTCCTCGGTGGACCCGTTGTCGAGCATGAGGAGGAAGGGCAGGCGCTGGCCGTGCCGCGAGCGCCCCTCCAAGGCGAAGTTCAGGTCGCGGGTCACGTCCTCCATCTCGTAGAACGGCGCCTTCGAGGGGAGGCGCTTGATGAGGTGACGGGGGGCGTCCTCGTCGTCGTGCACCTCGGCGATGAAGTTCTCCAGGGCCAGTTGGACCGGGACGGACGCGCACATCCCGTCGCCGTCGGCGTGGTGGCGGACGCGGATGGGGCGGCCCTCCAGGACGGTCCGACGCAGGAGACGCGCGACCTCTCTGAGGTCCTCGCGGAGTTTCTCGAACTCGGGCCACTCGACGAGCGGTTCGACCTCGCTCGGTTCGGCGCGTTCTTCCAGGGCGGCGTCGAGGCGTTCGCGGGTCTCGGCGGCCGCCTCGTCGTCGAGTCTCGTCATCGACTCGACTTCGAGTTGCAGGGCGTCCTCGTGGCTCTCGGCGGTGCCGCTGACGCGGACCACGTCGTCCAGTTCCACCTCGGGGTGCGCGCGGACGCCGGCGTCCTCGAAGGCGGCGGCCGAGACGATGCCGGTGTCGTCGGCGACGCGGAAGACGGTGGGGCCGCCGGTCTGCTTGATCTGCGCGACGACGCCCTCGACGAACGCATCGTCGCCGGGTTCGAGGTCCTCGATGGGCGTGATGTCGGGTTCGTAGTCGACGGTGACGGTGCGGTAGTCGTCGAGGGTCACCGCGTCGAACGCCACGTCGCCGTTCTCGCGGACCTCCTCGAGGGAGACGACGAGGCGGTCGCCCACCTCGTAGGTGCGGTCGAGGTTCGACTCGTGGACGAGGCCGGACACCTCGTCGGAGATGTCAACGAAGACGCCGTACTCGACGACGCCGTTGACGACGGCGTGGTAGTTGGCGCCGACGTCGGTGTCGTCGAGCGTACAGTTCGGTGCGAGGTCGTAGACGACAGGTCGCGAGTCCGCGTCCGAATTCGAACCGGACTCGCCGCCGGAATCCCCGGCGTTTTCGACGGTCATAGTGAGAGGGAATCGTGGCCGCCGGTTAAGACTTTACATGCGCGTCCGGGGCCGACGCGGCCGCATCCGTCGGCGTCGGCGCCCGTCGCCGGCCGCCGCGCGCCTAATACCCCAGTTCGCGCAGTGACTCGCGGAGACGCGGGAGGTAGGCGTCGCCGAAGTGCCTGACGTGTTCGAGAAGGGGGTGGACGCCGTAGACGGTCGCGCGCGTCTCGAAGAACCCCTCGTCGATGCCGCGTCGCTCGTCGTAGCGGTCGAAGAAGTCGTCGCCGAGAGAGCCGAACAGGGCGACGTAGGCGAGTTCGACTTCGGGGTGGCCGTAGTATATCGCCGGGTCGATGAACGCCCGCACCGCGCCGTCGCCGACGAGGAGGTTCCCCCGCCACACGTCGCCGTGGACGAGGGCGGGCGCGTCGGGTTCGGTCAGGAGCGAGTCGAGGTCGGCGGCGAGGTCCGCCACCCGCTCTCGGTCGTCGACCGGGAGTTTCCCCTCCGCGACGCAGGCGTCGGCGCAGTCGAGCAGTCGGTACTCGCGGAAGAACGCGACCCACGAGTCGGTCCACG
Protein-coding regions in this window:
- a CDS encoding DHH family phosphoesterase translates to MTVENAGDSGGESGSNSDADSRPVVYDLAPNCTLDDTDVGANYHAVVNGVVEYGVFVDISDEVSGLVHESNLDRTYEVGDRLVVSLEEVRENGDVAFDAVTLDDYRTVTVDYEPDITPIEDLEPGDDAFVEGVVAQIKQTGGPTVFRVADDTGIVSAAAFEDAGVRAHPEVELDDVVRVSGTAESHEDALQLEVESMTRLDDEAAAETRERLDAALEERAEPSEVEPLVEWPEFEKLREDLREVARLLRRTVLEGRPIRVRHHADGDGMCASVPVQLALENFIAEVHDDEDAPRHLIKRLPSKAPFYEMEDVTRDLNFALEGRSRHGQRLPFLLMLDNGSTEEDVPAYENLAHYDVPIAVVDHHHPDPEAVEPLLDAHVNPYLHDEDYRITTGMMCVELARMIDPSLTDELKHVPAVAGLSDRSKAEAMDDFVELAGAQGYDREELLDIGEALDYAAHWLRYSDGQSIVNDVLNVGCDDEERHEELIEFLAERAERDVDRQLDAAESHVDHETLSSGAHLYTIDLDEWAHRFTYPAPGKTTGKIHDRKVQEMQEPVITIGYGPDFAVLRSDGVRLDIPQMVAELNEEVVGGGVSGGGHLVVGSIKFVKGMRSEVIDSLVEKMADAELDAELSTQAPVDAE
- a CDS encoding fructosamine kinase family protein, with product MTETPPAPESVRARAESRFGSAVSTLTELDGGEVGTVYRLDFADRDPVVAKVGDTPLTVEAEMLRYLSDESPLPVPEVYDASDDLLFMAHVEGDGRVTPSVERDAADHLAALHGVTAEACGFPFDTLSGAFSLPNPWTDSWVAFFREYRLLDCADACVAEGKLPVDDRERVADLAADLDSLLTEPDAPALVHGDVWRGNLLVGDGAVRAFIDPAIYYGHPEVELAYVALFGSLGDDFFDRYDERRGIDEGFFETRATVYGVHPLLEHVRHFGDAYLPRLRESLRELGY